From the genome of Nitratireductor thuwali, one region includes:
- a CDS encoding MarR family winged helix-turn-helix transcriptional regulator, translating into MLHAVPTVRIFVLSHLATRLAETNFSQLAGLRLTEGRILMVLGVLGPSKLERINREMFLEKGLASRTVSSLVERGLVCREPHKTDGRSAELSLTENGHALFQNLYENIRAWNEDWLSVLTNVERNTFLDCIDKLTKAARGKACEHYGTRNAARSS; encoded by the coding sequence ATGCTTCACGCAGTTCCCACAGTCCGGATCTTCGTTCTGTCGCATCTCGCGACGAGACTGGCCGAGACCAATTTCAGCCAGCTTGCCGGACTGCGTTTGACCGAAGGGCGGATACTGATGGTGCTGGGCGTGCTCGGGCCCTCGAAGCTCGAGCGGATCAACCGTGAGATGTTCCTTGAAAAAGGGCTGGCCAGCAGAACTGTCTCAAGTCTCGTCGAACGCGGCCTGGTGTGCAGGGAACCGCATAAGACAGATGGCCGCTCCGCGGAACTGTCGCTTACGGAAAACGGGCACGCACTGTTTCAGAACCTCTACGAGAACATCCGTGCCTGGAACGAGGACTGGCTGTCTGTGCTGACGAATGTCGAAAGGAATACCTTCCTGGACTGCATCGACAAGCTGACCAAAGCGGCGCGCGGGAAGGCATGCGAGCACTATGGCACTCGGAACGCAGCGCGATCGTCATGA
- a CDS encoding PDR/VanB family oxidoreductase, whose translation MTQERTRSANMGTLRNARVVVVEELATDIRSLELAPLDDDGWPAAEAGAHIDLVLPNGLVRQYSIINPGEPDRYTIAVLRESRGRGGSAYIFDELSEGDELRIGGPRNNFPLIDRGRPVCLIAGGIGVTPLLAMARVLARSNSPWRLYCCIRDRRQLAFGDLLEQFGPHVDIHVDSEEGGPPDLEDVIRSERESDFYCCGPAPMLDAFRKATASLPADRVRLESFDPVAESGANDESFEIELARTGTTLVVPPDKSIMTVLEEAGVAILYSCRNGQCGTCETAVLEGVPDHRDSLLTEEERKEGKTMMVCCSRAKTPKLRLDL comes from the coding sequence ATGACGCAGGAACGGACCAGAAGCGCCAATATGGGAACGTTGCGCAATGCGCGCGTGGTGGTAGTGGAAGAACTGGCAACCGATATCCGGTCGCTCGAGCTTGCGCCCCTCGATGATGATGGCTGGCCGGCAGCCGAGGCCGGCGCTCACATCGATCTGGTGCTGCCGAACGGTCTAGTCCGCCAGTATTCGATTATCAATCCCGGCGAGCCGGACCGCTATACAATCGCTGTTCTGCGGGAGTCCCGCGGCCGGGGAGGGTCTGCCTATATCTTCGACGAATTGAGCGAGGGCGACGAGTTGCGAATTGGCGGGCCGCGAAACAATTTTCCACTGATCGACAGAGGCCGGCCTGTCTGCCTCATCGCCGGCGGGATCGGCGTGACCCCCCTCCTCGCGATGGCTCGGGTGCTCGCCCGGTCCAATTCGCCCTGGCGGCTGTACTGCTGCATTCGCGATCGGCGCCAACTCGCCTTCGGAGATCTGCTCGAGCAGTTCGGACCACATGTCGACATCCATGTTGACTCCGAGGAAGGCGGTCCGCCCGATCTGGAAGACGTCATTCGGTCCGAACGTGAGAGCGATTTTTACTGTTGCGGTCCAGCGCCCATGTTGGACGCGTTTCGCAAGGCCACGGCATCGCTGCCGGCGGACAGGGTTCGCCTCGAGTCGTTTGATCCAGTTGCCGAATCCGGCGCAAACGACGAGAGCTTCGAGATCGAACTTGCGAGGACCGGCACCACCCTCGTCGTTCCGCCGGACAAGTCGATCATGACTGTCCTGGAAGAGGCCGGCGTCGCCATCCTCTACTCGTGCCGCAACGGCCAGTGCGGGACCTGCGAGACGGCCGTTCTCGAAGGCGTTCCGGACCACCGGGATTCTCTGTTGACCGAAGAGGAACGGAAGGAGGGCAAGACCATGATGGTATGTTGCTCTCGCGCCAAGACACCCAAGCTTCGGCTCGATCTGTAG